Proteins found in one Oncorhynchus tshawytscha isolate Ot180627B linkage group LG25, Otsh_v2.0, whole genome shotgun sequence genomic segment:
- the sf3b5 gene encoding splicing factor 3B subunit 5 gives MTDRYNIHSQLEHLQSKYIGTGHADTSKWEWLVNQHRDSYCSYMGHFDLLNYFSVAENESKARVRFNLMEKMLQPCGPPSDKPDDA, from the coding sequence ATGACAGACCGCTACAACATTCACAGCCAGTTGGAGCATCTTCAATCTAAATACATTGGAACAGGCCATGCGGACACCAGCAAGTGGGAATGGTTGGTGAACCAACATCGGGACTCATACTGTTCATATATGGGTCACTTTGACCTGCTGAATTACTTCTCTGTTGCTGAGAATGAGAGCAAAGCCCGTGTGCGCTTCAATCTCATGGAGAAGATGCTGCAGCCCTGTGGCCCACCTTCGGACAAACCTGACGATGCTTAG